A genomic segment from Bacillus cereus G9842 encodes:
- the pyrR gene encoding bifunctional pyrimidine operon transcriptional regulator/uracil phosphoribosyltransferase, whose protein sequence is MQEKAVVLDDQMIRRALTRISHEIVERNKGVDNCVLVGIKTRGIFIAQRLAERIGQIEGKEMEVGELDITLYRDDLTLQSKNKEPLVKGSDIPVDITKKKVILVDDVLYTGRTVRAAMDALMDLGRPSQIQLAVLVDRGHRELPIRADYVGKNIPTSSEERIEVDLQETDQQDRVSIYDK, encoded by the coding sequence ATGCAAGAGAAAGCTGTCGTTTTAGATGACCAAATGATTCGCCGTGCTTTAACACGAATTAGTCATGAAATCGTGGAACGAAATAAAGGTGTCGATAATTGTGTTCTTGTCGGAATTAAAACTCGTGGAATTTTTATTGCACAACGTTTGGCAGAACGAATTGGTCAAATTGAAGGAAAAGAAATGGAAGTTGGAGAGTTAGACATTACGTTATATCGTGATGATTTAACACTGCAATCCAAAAATAAAGAACCACTTGTAAAAGGTTCTGATATCCCTGTAGATATTACGAAGAAAAAAGTTATCCTTGTGGATGACGTGTTATATACAGGAAGAACAGTTCGAGCAGCAATGGATGCTCTTATGGATTTAGGTAGACCATCTCAAATCCAACTGGCGGTTCTTGTTGATAGAGGTCATCGTGAACTACCAATTCGCGCTGATTATGTAGGAAAGAACATCCCAACATCAAGTGAAGAGCGTATCGAAGTTGATTTGCAAGAGACAGATCAACAAGATCGAGTAAGCATATACGATAAGTAA